AGTATCGGTAAAGGGCAATCTCACAATCTATTTTTCCGCAAGTACTTCCTATTATGGAAAGAATCCACTACCTGTTGTCAAGGCAAATGTGGAAGCGGCAAAAATCGCTGATGAACAAAAAATATACCGCAACCATCTTGCTGCGTACCAAAAGATCTTCAATCGGGTAAAACTCAACCTATTTGGCAATGCAGCCAATGATACTATTCCTACGAATGAACGGATAGCAAATTTCTACAAAAATCCAGTACAGGATCCAGATCTGGTGACGATTTATTACCAATTTGGGAGATATTTGAATATTTCAAGTGCTGCTCCGAAAAATACAAATTCACTTCCCCCTAATTTGCAGGGCCTATGGGCAAATGAGATCAATACACCGTGGAATGGTGACTATCATCTCAACATCAATGCACAGATGAATCATTGGGGAGTAGAGGTCAACAACCTGACTGAATATCATCGGCCTTTTATCGAGATGATTAAACGTATTGCTAAGACGGGTGAACAGACCGCAAAGGCTTACTATAATGCGCCGGGATGGGTGGTTTATATGATGACCAATGTATGGGGATATTCTGCTCCGGGCGAGCAAGCTTCCTGGGGAGCGAGTACGGCTTCGGGCTGGCTATGTAACCATCTTTGGGAACATTATCTCTTTACCGGGGATAAAAGTTACCTCAGCGAGATTTATCCGATATTAAAAGGAGCTGCCGTATTTTACGATCACACACTTGTTCAAGACCCTAAAACAGGGTGGTGGGTGACGTCGCCGTCGGTATCGCCAGAAAATGCATTTCGGATGCCCAATGGGAAAGTCGCTGCGGTGGTGATGGGACCTACAATTGATAACCAGATCGTGCGGGAATTGTATCAGGCGTTGATTCAGGCAGATGCTATTCTTAAAAAGAAAGATACTTTTGTTGATAGCCTTAAAAAGAAGCTAACGAATATTCCACCACCTGTGGTCGTTAGCGCATCTGGGCGCGTGATGGAGTGGCTGGAGGACTATGAGGAAGTTGAGCCTAAACATCGGCATGTATCGCATTTATATGGCCTATATCCAGCAGCATTTATATCGCCACAAACAACGCCCGAATGGGCTGAAGCGGCGCGTCAGACACTCGCTGTACGTGGGGATGAGGGAACAGGCTGGTCTAGAGCCTGGAAGATATTGTTCTGGGCAAGACTGCAGGATGGAGATCATGCGCTCGAGATTTTAAGACAGCTACTCAAACCGGC
The genomic region above belongs to Sphingobacterium zeae and contains:
- a CDS encoding glycoside hydrolase family 95 protein produces the protein MVNRILMLIVVCASHTTMLFAQQQPLVLWYNKPAKVWEETLPLGNGLIGMMPDGNPHQEKIVLNEISMWSGSPEDPNKDEAYKNVDAIQALLKAGKNDEAEKLVNETFVTKGKGSGFGNGANVPYGCYQLFGNLLLDYKLPAGTVEDYKRSLDLATASAQTSFKINGQQFQRNYYTSFDKNVGLIQLNQPKDKVQKVDLSFQRQENIDRYTLLNDGILIEGSLPDGKGGKNLKFVGLIRVKGENLQISKMDQVLQVSVKGNLTIYFSASTSYYGKNPLPVVKANVEAAKIADEQKIYRNHLAAYQKIFNRVKLNLFGNAANDTIPTNERIANFYKNPVQDPDLVTIYYQFGRYLNISSAAPKNTNSLPPNLQGLWANEINTPWNGDYHLNINAQMNHWGVEVNNLTEYHRPFIEMIKRIAKTGEQTAKAYYNAPGWVVYMMTNVWGYSAPGEQASWGASTASGWLCNHLWEHYLFTGDKSYLSEIYPILKGAAVFYDHTLVQDPKTGWWVTSPSVSPENAFRMPNGKVAAVVMGPTIDNQIVRELYQALIQADAILKKKDTFVDSLKKKLTNIPPPVVVSASGRVMEWLEDYEEVEPKHRHVSHLYGLYPAAFISPQTTPEWAEAARQTLAVRGDEGTGWSRAWKILFWARLQDGDHALEILRQLLKPAYHNETTYQGVGAGTYPNLFCAHPPFQIDGNFGGAAGIAEMLIQSHNGYIHLLPALPKAWSKGEVKGLKARGNYTVDITWENGKVSAFQIKGKKGKIRLFENGNYRDYEVH